From the Vibrio alginolyticus NBRC 15630 = ATCC 17749 genome, one window contains:
- a CDS encoding NAD-glutamate dehydrogenase, which produces MTARENVVPVLLEKVYQLIQDKLELSHQTLVTKLAQHLFSNIADDDLIQRNESDLYGAVVSLWHHINEKKPEEISVRVFNPTVSRQGWQSTHTIVEIVVPDSPFLVDSVKMALARLDLVCHLMLNNPTQIQRDKKGQVTDVNGEGGVLQSLFHIEVDRLTSKDEMQALKEELLRILSDTRLVVDDWKQMVDKLKFVTDELEKNKDRVSIQTDRMDETIAFLRWLEDHNFTFMGYKDYDLKEVNGDTELVPAKEKGLGLFADDKRVRSVKLSELSDSARLEAKKPYALIITKGNKASRIHRPAYTDYIGIKKFDKNGKVIGEHRFTGLYTSAVYNQAVQSIPLIREKVDRILEASGYRHGSYSYKALHNILENYPRDELLQANEEELLEVGMGVVQMQDRDLLRLFVRKDPFGRFFSCMVYVTKDRYNTELRRQTQRILKQYFGCEQEVEFTTYFSESPLARTHYIVRVDNNNIDVDVKKIEQNLMEVSTSWDDRLKESIIANFGESKGLPLSKEYMSAFPRSYKEDMMPGSAVADIERLEALSDDNKLGMLFYRPQEEGADSKAVRLKLYHRDEPIHLSDVMPMLENLGLRVIGESPYEIEKNNGQTFWILDFSMLHKSEKTVDLREARDRFQQAFAAIWAGNLESDGFNRLLLGASLSGREISILRAYARYMRQVGFPFSQQYIEDTLSHYPDLATGLVKLFTKRFDPKHKGSDKGQNDLIKKLTEQLDRVESLDDDRIIRRYIEMIMATLRTNYYQVDENKQPKPWLSLKMKPSDIPEIPQPVPAFEIFVYAPDIEGVHLRGGKVARGGLRWSDRQEDFRTEILGLVKAQQVKNTVIVPVGAKGGFVCKRQPSLTSRDEIFAEGQRCYKRFIRALLDVSDNIIEGEVVPPQNVVRHDEDDPYLVVAADKGTATFSDLANSVSAEYNFWLGDAFASGGSNGYDHKAMGITAKGGWESVKRHFREMGINCQTTDFTAIGVGDMAGDVFGNGMLLSKHIRLQAAFNHMHIFIDPNPDSASSWEERNRLFNLPRSSWEDYNKDLISQGGGIFSRRSKSIQLTPEIQKMLGTKKASLAPNDLIKMILKMKVDLLWNGGIGTYVKSSTETHTDVGDRANDMLRIDGRDLRAKVVGEGGNLGMTQLGRIEYALTGGRVNTDFVDNVGGVDCSDNEVNIKIFLNGLVSNGDLTVKQRNQILESMEDEVGEIVLDDAYRQSESISVTEQQGVGIVKEQIRFIHTMEKAGYLDRALEYIPDDETLIEREKQGLGLTRPELSVLVAYGKMVLKQQLVTDEIANDEFHAKQLVEYFPSALRRNYKDQMVNHPLRAEIIATALANQMVNEMGCNFVTRLQEETGASVVDIANAYSAAREIFDLEEILKQTRKLDNVATAQAQYEIMFYVRRALRRIARWLLRNRSGKCTVGELIAIYKQDVNVITETLDTMLVESEVEEHNELAQGWIEKGVEEKLAHQVARLSSLQSALDISSVASETGKTVEQASKLYFNLGDRLSLHWFLKQINSQAVDNNWQALARAAFREDLDWQQRQLTAQVLTCGCSTEELDVMAALEDWIETNEQSLHRWESILNEFKVGSVHEFAKFSVALRELVLLNLNCSSKE; this is translated from the coding sequence ATGACCGCGCGTGAAAATGTAGTGCCGGTTCTGCTTGAAAAGGTTTACCAACTGATTCAAGACAAACTCGAGCTTTCTCACCAAACGCTTGTAACTAAACTTGCTCAACACTTATTCAGTAACATTGCTGATGATGATCTAATTCAGCGAAACGAATCCGACCTTTATGGTGCTGTCGTTAGCCTTTGGCACCATATCAATGAAAAAAAACCAGAAGAGATTTCGGTTCGAGTATTTAACCCGACCGTAAGTCGTCAAGGCTGGCAATCCACACACACAATCGTAGAAATTGTTGTTCCAGATAGTCCATTCTTAGTGGACTCAGTCAAAATGGCTTTAGCACGTTTGGATCTTGTTTGTCACCTAATGTTGAATAACCCAACACAGATTCAGCGTGATAAAAAAGGCCAAGTTACAGACGTAAACGGTGAGGGTGGTGTTCTTCAATCACTTTTCCACATAGAGGTAGACCGCCTTACTAGTAAAGACGAGATGCAAGCGCTTAAAGAAGAGCTGTTAAGAATTCTATCTGATACTCGCTTAGTCGTTGATGACTGGAAGCAGATGGTTGATAAGCTTAAGTTTGTTACTGATGAACTTGAGAAAAATAAAGATCGTGTTTCTATCCAAACGGATCGTATGGATGAAACGATCGCATTTCTTCGTTGGCTAGAAGATCATAACTTTACCTTTATGGGTTATAAAGATTATGACTTAAAAGAGGTCAATGGTGATACCGAACTTGTTCCTGCTAAAGAAAAAGGACTAGGTCTGTTTGCTGATGACAAGCGCGTTCGTAGCGTCAAGCTCTCTGAATTATCAGATTCAGCGCGATTAGAAGCGAAAAAACCATACGCTCTGATCATCACCAAAGGTAACAAAGCATCTCGTATCCACCGTCCAGCTTATACTGATTACATCGGTATTAAAAAGTTTGATAAAAACGGTAAAGTAATAGGTGAGCATCGCTTTACTGGTTTATATACCTCCGCTGTTTACAACCAAGCGGTACAAAGTATTCCTCTGATCCGTGAAAAAGTTGACCGTATCCTTGAAGCAAGTGGATACCGTCACGGATCATACTCATACAAAGCATTGCACAATATCTTAGAAAACTACCCACGCGACGAGTTGCTTCAAGCTAATGAAGAAGAGCTGCTTGAGGTGGGAATGGGTGTTGTACAAATGCAAGATCGTGACTTGCTGCGTTTGTTTGTTCGTAAAGACCCATTTGGTCGTTTCTTCAGTTGCATGGTTTATGTCACTAAAGATCGTTACAACACAGAATTGCGTCGTCAAACTCAACGCATTCTTAAGCAGTACTTTGGTTGCGAGCAAGAGGTTGAATTTACAACGTACTTCTCAGAAAGCCCACTAGCGAGAACACATTACATTGTTCGTGTAGACAATAACAACATTGACGTAGACGTGAAAAAGATCGAGCAAAATCTAATGGAAGTTTCTACCTCTTGGGATGACAGACTAAAAGAATCCATCATTGCTAACTTTGGTGAAAGTAAAGGCCTTCCTCTTTCAAAAGAATATATGAGTGCGTTCCCTCGCTCATACAAAGAGGACATGATGCCAGGTTCTGCGGTTGCAGATATCGAGCGCTTAGAAGCGTTAAGTGATGATAATAAACTTGGTATGTTGTTCTACCGACCTCAAGAAGAGGGAGCAGATTCCAAAGCTGTCCGCTTAAAGTTATATCATCGCGATGAACCAATTCACCTTTCTGACGTAATGCCGATGTTGGAAAACCTTGGTTTGCGTGTGATTGGCGAATCGCCATATGAGATCGAGAAAAACAACGGTCAGACCTTCTGGATCCTTGACTTCTCTATGCTGCATAAGAGCGAGAAAACCGTTGACCTTCGTGAAGCTCGTGATCGTTTCCAACAAGCATTTGCTGCCATTTGGGCGGGTAATCTTGAAAGTGATGGTTTCAACCGATTGTTATTAGGTGCGTCTTTATCTGGCCGTGAGATTTCCATTCTTCGCGCTTACGCACGATACATGCGCCAAGTCGGCTTCCCATTCAGTCAGCAGTACATCGAAGACACGCTAAGCCACTACCCAGACTTAGCGACAGGTCTAGTCAAGCTGTTCACCAAGCGATTTGATCCGAAACACAAAGGCAGCGACAAAGGCCAAAACGATCTAATTAAAAAGCTAACAGAGCAGTTGGATCGTGTAGAGAGCTTGGATGATGATCGTATTATTCGTCGTTATATCGAAATGATCATGGCGACGCTTCGTACCAACTACTACCAAGTAGACGAGAATAAGCAGCCTAAGCCTTGGTTATCTTTGAAAATGAAGCCAAGCGATATTCCTGAGATTCCGCAGCCTGTACCTGCATTCGAGATCTTTGTTTACGCACCAGATATTGAAGGTGTTCACCTTCGTGGTGGAAAAGTGGCTCGTGGTGGTTTGCGTTGGTCAGATCGTCAAGAAGACTTCCGTACGGAGATTCTTGGCTTAGTGAAAGCGCAACAGGTTAAGAACACTGTAATTGTACCAGTGGGTGCAAAAGGCGGCTTCGTTTGTAAACGCCAGCCATCTCTCACCAGTCGTGATGAAATTTTTGCGGAAGGTCAGCGTTGTTACAAACGCTTTATCCGTGCACTGCTTGATGTGTCAGATAACATCATTGAAGGAGAGGTGGTACCACCACAAAACGTTGTTCGTCACGATGAAGATGACCCATATCTAGTAGTGGCTGCCGATAAAGGCACAGCAACCTTCTCAGATTTGGCAAACTCTGTTTCTGCAGAATACAACTTCTGGCTAGGTGACGCATTCGCTTCAGGTGGTTCAAACGGTTACGATCACAAAGCAATGGGAATCACCGCAAAAGGTGGTTGGGAATCTGTTAAACGTCACTTCCGTGAAATGGGCATCAACTGTCAGACCACTGATTTTACTGCAATCGGTGTAGGTGATATGGCAGGTGACGTGTTCGGTAACGGTATGCTGTTATCGAAGCATATTCGATTGCAAGCTGCGTTTAACCACATGCACATCTTTATTGATCCAAATCCAGATTCAGCCAGCAGCTGGGAAGAGCGTAACCGCTTGTTTAATTTGCCAAGATCAAGCTGGGAAGATTACAACAAAGACTTGATCTCTCAAGGTGGTGGCATCTTCTCTCGTCGATCAAAATCGATCCAGTTGACGCCAGAAATTCAGAAAATGTTAGGTACGAAGAAAGCATCTTTAGCGCCTAACGATCTGATAAAGATGATCTTGAAAATGAAAGTCGATCTTCTTTGGAACGGTGGTATCGGCACTTACGTTAAATCATCGACAGAAACTCATACAGATGTTGGTGACCGTGCTAACGACATGCTGCGCATTGACGGCCGTGACTTAAGAGCCAAAGTGGTTGGCGAAGGTGGTAACTTGGGTATGACTCAGCTTGGTCGTATCGAATACGCACTAACTGGCGGTCGAGTGAACACGGACTTCGTTGATAACGTAGGTGGCGTTGACTGTTCGGATAATGAAGTCAACATCAAGATCTTCCTCAATGGACTGGTTTCAAATGGCGATCTTACGGTTAAGCAACGTAACCAAATTCTAGAGTCTATGGAAGACGAAGTGGGTGAAATTGTCTTGGATGATGCTTACCGTCAGTCGGAGTCGATCTCTGTTACTGAACAGCAAGGTGTTGGCATTGTTAAGGAGCAAATTCGATTCATCCACACTATGGAGAAAGCAGGGTACTTGGACCGTGCTCTCGAATACATTCCTGATGATGAAACGCTAATCGAGCGTGAAAAACAGGGACTAGGTCTGACTCGCCCTGAGCTATCAGTGTTAGTTGCCTACGGTAAAATGGTACTTAAACAGCAACTTGTTACGGATGAAATCGCAAATGATGAATTCCATGCAAAACAACTTGTTGAATATTTCCCAAGTGCGTTACGACGTAACTATAAAGATCAAATGGTTAATCACCCACTGCGAGCTGAAATTATCGCTACAGCATTGGCTAACCAGATGGTTAATGAAATGGGCTGTAACTTCGTTACTCGTTTGCAAGAAGAAACTGGTGCAAGTGTTGTCGATATTGCCAACGCTTACAGTGCGGCTAGAGAAATCTTTGATTTAGAAGAAATCCTCAAGCAAACTCGCAAACTTGATAACGTTGCGACAGCGCAAGCTCAATACGAAATTATGTTTTACGTGCGCCGAGCACTGCGTCGAATTGCACGCTGGTTGCTTCGTAACCGTAGCGGCAAATGCACGGTCGGTGAGTTGATTGCTATCTACAAGCAAGATGTCAATGTTATCACTGAAACCCTAGACACTATGTTAGTTGAGTCTGAAGTTGAAGAACACAATGAGTTGGCTCAAGGTTGGATAGAGAAAGGGGTTGAAGAGAAACTCGCTCACCAAGTTGCCCGCTTATCAAGCTTACAATCTGCACTGGATATTTCATCAGTAGCAAGTGAAACAGGTAAAACGGTTGAGCAAGCATCGAAACTCTACTTTAACTTGGGTGACCGTTTATCGTTGCATTGGTTCTTGAAGCAAATTAATAGCCAAGCCGTTGATAACAACTGGCAAGCACTTGCAAGAGCGGCATTCCGTGAAGATCTGGACTGGCAACAACGTCAACTTACCGCTCAGGTACTGACTTGTGGCTGCTCAACCGAAGAGCTTGACGTGATGGCTGCGTTAGAAGATTGGATTGAAACTAACGAGCAATCGTTGCACCGCTGGGAGAGTATCTTAAACGAGTTCAAAGTTGGCTCAGTACACGAATTTGCTAAGTTCTCTGTAGCACTTCGAGAGCTAGTACTTTTAAACCTCAACTGCTCATCGAAAGAGTAG
- a CDS encoding DUF2835 domain-containing protein: MNYYYFNLNISYQTFLSHYSGAASVVQVVTHNGLRLQLPAARFRPFLSQLGVRGQFRLTTNQNNKFLKLETL, translated from the coding sequence ATGAACTATTACTACTTCAATCTCAACATTTCATATCAAACGTTTTTATCTCATTATTCTGGTGCGGCAAGTGTTGTTCAAGTTGTCACACACAACGGTTTGCGTTTGCAGTTACCCGCCGCGAGATTTAGACCATTTCTTAGTCAATTGGGCGTTAGAGGCCAGTTTAGACTAACAACTAACCAAAATAATAAGTTTCTTAAGTTAGAAACTCTGTGA
- the pepN gene encoding aminopeptidase N, with the protein MSQAPQAKYRKDYKEPSHAITDIDLTFDLYDNDTIVTAVSKVAQKGDTTTLELDGEGLELRAVKVNGEDWAHHEVKESSLVLTDLPSEFELEIVTKIDPEANTALEGLYKSGGAFCTQCEAEGFRRITYYLDRPDVLAKYTTKVIADKAAYPYLLSNGNRIAEGDAENGRHWVQWQDPHPKPAYLFALVAGDFDVLRDKYTTMSGRSVDLEIFVDKGNLDRAGHAMTSLINSMKWDEERFGLEYDLDIYMIVAVDFFNMGAMENKGLNIFNSKYVLANDQTATDRDYLGIEAVIGHEYFHNWTGNRVTCRDWFQLSLKEGLTVFRDQEFSSDLGSRADNRIDNVRIIRGPQFAEDASPMSHPIRPDKVIEMNNFYTLTVYEKGSEVIRMYHTLLGEEGFQKGMKLYFERHDGTAATCEDFVSAMEDATGVDLKQFRLWYSQSGTPTLRVNSEYNADAKTYALTVEQFTEPTQDQAEKQALHIPFDIELYDSKGQVIPLMSNGEFVHNVLDIKQDKQTFVFENVEEQPVPSLLREFSAPVKLEYDYSDDELVFLMKHATNDFARWDASQMLLAKYIRQNVKNVQAGQEVSLSEGVIDAFRGVLLDETLEPAFIAQVFSMPSINEITGWYQQIDIDAVDKVLNSITVSLSKELEDELSATYHTLKQTEYTIDHAAIGKRALRNRCLQYLAYTEKGNDLVNAQYASANNMTDTIAAMSAANNAQLECREVLMADYSDKWKHDGLVMDKWFALQGSNPAEDALEKVKATMNHEAFSLKNPNRTRSLIGSFLSANPVRFHDTSGVGYQFAGEILRQLNDSNPQVASRMIDPLLKFRKYDEARQAMIRAELEKLKAMDNLAKDLFEKVTKALDE; encoded by the coding sequence ATGTCTCAAGCTCCCCAGGCCAAATATCGTAAAGATTATAAAGAGCCATCTCATGCGATTACTGATATCGATCTTACTTTTGATCTATATGACAATGACACAATCGTTACGGCGGTATCAAAAGTTGCTCAAAAAGGCGATACAACAACGCTAGAACTCGATGGCGAAGGGCTTGAGCTACGCGCTGTAAAAGTAAATGGTGAGGATTGGGCTCATCACGAGGTGAAGGAGTCATCGCTGGTACTGACCGATCTTCCATCCGAGTTTGAACTTGAAATCGTCACCAAAATTGATCCTGAAGCGAATACAGCACTCGAAGGTTTGTACAAATCAGGCGGCGCATTTTGTACTCAGTGTGAGGCTGAGGGCTTTCGCCGTATCACGTACTATCTAGACCGTCCGGATGTTCTAGCAAAATACACAACAAAAGTGATCGCAGATAAAGCTGCTTACCCATATTTGCTGAGCAATGGTAACCGAATTGCAGAAGGCGATGCAGAGAACGGTCGTCACTGGGTTCAATGGCAGGATCCGCATCCAAAACCAGCTTACTTGTTCGCCCTTGTTGCAGGCGACTTTGATGTATTGCGTGACAAATATACAACGATGTCAGGTCGCAGTGTTGATTTAGAAATCTTTGTTGATAAAGGTAACTTAGATCGTGCAGGTCATGCGATGACATCGCTGATCAACTCGATGAAGTGGGATGAGGAACGCTTTGGCCTGGAATACGATCTGGATATTTACATGATCGTTGCTGTTGATTTCTTCAACATGGGTGCAATGGAAAACAAAGGCTTGAACATTTTTAACTCAAAATATGTTCTGGCGAACGATCAAACTGCGACAGATCGTGATTATTTAGGCATCGAAGCTGTGATAGGTCATGAGTACTTCCACAACTGGACTGGCAACCGTGTCACTTGTCGTGATTGGTTCCAACTAAGTCTAAAAGAGGGCTTAACCGTATTCCGTGACCAAGAATTCTCTTCTGACTTAGGCTCTCGTGCTGATAACCGTATTGATAACGTACGTATTATTCGTGGTCCTCAATTTGCGGAAGATGCAAGCCCAATGTCTCACCCGATTCGTCCTGACAAAGTCATTGAGATGAATAACTTCTACACGCTAACGGTGTATGAAAAGGGCAGCGAAGTTATTCGCATGTACCATACACTCCTTGGCGAAGAGGGCTTCCAAAAAGGAATGAAACTTTATTTTGAACGTCACGATGGTACCGCCGCGACGTGTGAAGACTTTGTTTCTGCAATGGAAGATGCCACCGGTGTTGATTTAAAACAGTTCCGTTTGTGGTACAGCCAATCGGGTACACCAACGCTACGCGTAAATAGCGAATACAACGCTGATGCAAAAACTTACGCACTAACGGTAGAGCAATTTACGGAGCCGACGCAAGACCAAGCAGAAAAACAAGCGCTGCATATCCCGTTCGATATCGAGTTGTATGATTCGAAAGGTCAAGTTATCCCACTGATGAGTAACGGTGAATTTGTTCATAACGTGCTGGATATTAAACAAGATAAGCAAACGTTCGTATTTGAAAATGTCGAAGAACAGCCAGTGCCATCTTTGTTGCGTGAATTCTCGGCACCAGTCAAATTAGAATACGATTACAGCGATGACGAGTTAGTCTTCTTGATGAAGCACGCAACGAACGATTTTGCTCGATGGGACGCTAGCCAAATGCTATTGGCTAAATACATTCGTCAGAATGTGAAAAACGTTCAAGCGGGACAAGAAGTATCGCTTTCTGAAGGTGTGATAGATGCTTTCCGCGGTGTGCTGTTGGATGAAACGCTTGAGCCAGCTTTCATTGCTCAAGTTTTCTCTATGCCTTCAATCAATGAGATTACTGGTTGGTACCAGCAAATTGATATCGATGCCGTAGACAAAGTGCTAAACAGCATTACAGTGTCACTTTCTAAGGAATTAGAAGATGAGCTAAGTGCGACTTATCACACGCTTAAGCAAACAGAGTATACGATCGACCATGCTGCTATTGGCAAGCGTGCTTTACGTAACCGTTGCCTTCAGTACCTAGCATATACGGAAAAAGGTAATGATTTAGTCAACGCGCAGTACGCATCTGCAAATAACATGACAGATACGATTGCTGCGATGAGTGCCGCAAATAACGCTCAGCTCGAGTGTCGTGAAGTACTTATGGCTGATTATAGCGATAAATGGAAGCACGATGGTTTGGTTATGGATAAGTGGTTTGCACTTCAAGGTAGCAATCCTGCAGAGGATGCTCTTGAAAAAGTAAAAGCAACCATGAACCACGAAGCATTTAGTTTGAAAAATCCGAACCGTACGCGCAGCTTAATTGGCTCGTTCTTAAGTGCGAACCCTGTACGTTTCCATGATACATCCGGTGTAGGTTACCAGTTTGCCGGTGAAATTCTTCGCCAACTAAATGATTCGAACCCACAAGTAGCTTCTCGAATGATTGATCCTTTGCTTAAGTTCCGTAAATACGATGAAGCTCGCCAAGCAATGATTCGTGCAGAACTTGAAAAGCTCAAAGCAATGGATAATCTTGCTAAAGATCTATTCGAAAAAGTGACTAAAGCACTAGACGAATAG